A portion of the Phycisphaerae bacterium genome contains these proteins:
- a CDS encoding LacI family DNA-binding transcriptional regulator yields MAKRDSGTSRPFMRLEDIARAAGVSTATVSYALAGTKGVSAATRRRILKIADELGYVPNRQASGLRAQRSLILGSLIPDIRNPFFADITAGLESAAASLNYRLMLCVTEDDPADEARHLQMLLEHHVDGLVIVPVARSPEGAYPNLELLKLFQRRQIPIISIVDGINELETGRITTAVYQGTRILADHLISLGHRDIAYFSQPFQRIQKYGRHTAYHDALREAGIPYHPELMVETGLSPGEAYRQTGRLLDSGVRFTAAMYPNDYMAVGGLRMFRERGIRVPDDVSVTGFDDIELARYCEIPLTTAAFPVRQLGEMAIRELVSLLGRADRGDEQPTVDVALRPTLVVRQSTGPPPA; encoded by the coding sequence ATGGCCAAACGAGATAGCGGCACCAGCAGGCCATTTATGCGTCTTGAGGACATCGCCCGGGCGGCAGGTGTCAGCACCGCCACAGTTTCCTACGCTCTGGCGGGCACGAAAGGGGTATCGGCGGCTACCCGGCGCAGAATCTTGAAGATCGCTGACGAACTGGGTTACGTGCCCAACCGCCAGGCCTCCGGCCTGCGGGCGCAAAGAAGCTTGATCCTTGGTTCTTTGATCCCCGACATCAGGAACCCGTTTTTCGCTGACATCACCGCCGGCCTGGAAAGTGCGGCCGCCTCCCTCAACTATCGTCTCATGCTGTGCGTGACGGAGGATGACCCGGCCGACGAGGCCCGCCACCTCCAGATGCTCTTGGAGCACCATGTTGACGGGCTGGTGATCGTCCCGGTGGCGCGGAGCCCGGAAGGTGCTTATCCAAACCTAGAACTGCTCAAGCTGTTCCAGCGACGCCAAATTCCGATCATTTCCATCGTTGACGGCATTAACGAATTGGAGACCGGCCGAATCACAACCGCGGTCTACCAGGGTACGCGGATACTGGCGGATCACCTGATCAGTTTGGGGCATCGCGACATCGCGTATTTCTCGCAGCCGTTCCAGCGCATCCAGAAATATGGGCGGCATACGGCCTACCACGATGCTCTTCGTGAAGCTGGTATTCCCTACCATCCCGAACTGATGGTCGAGACTGGGCTGAGCCCGGGGGAAGCTTATCGGCAGACAGGCCGGCTGCTCGATAGCGGCGTGCGGTTTACCGCCGCCATGTACCCCAACGATTACATGGCCGTCGGCGGTCTGCGAATGTTTCGCGAACGAGGGATTCGGGTGCCTGACGACGTCTCCGTCACCGGTTTCGATGACATCGAGCTAGCTCGTTATTGCGAGATTCCTCTCACAACCGCCGCCTTCCCGGTCCGGCAGTTAGGAGAGATGGCGATTCGGGAACTCGTGTCACTTCTGGGTCGGGCGGATCGCGGAGACGAGCAGCCGACCGTCGATGTGGCCCTTCGGCCGACGCTGGTGGTGCGGCAGTCGACCGGCCCGCCGCCGGCATGA